A section of the Streptococcus oriscaviae genome encodes:
- a CDS encoding TetR/AcrR family transcriptional regulator, whose translation MNKKMEASQATIGQLIAVSRTLFAQKGYNQTSLEEIVDQIGMTRGALYHHYKNKKDLFRAVLLQIQEEIGQKVAEEADKTDDLWEQLLIGSVTFVKEACKSDIKQILLLDGPSVIGWQDWREMDEANSQYHLQQQIELLQEKEILRSYDCRAMTALISGGLNELALYLAEQEAVGLDLDDLIRRQLEGFKKHG comes from the coding sequence ATGAATAAGAAAATGGAAGCCAGTCAAGCGACCATTGGTCAGCTGATAGCGGTGTCCAGAACCTTGTTTGCCCAAAAAGGCTACAATCAGACGTCTCTGGAAGAAATTGTGGACCAAATTGGCATGACCAGAGGGGCCCTCTACCATCACTATAAAAACAAAAAAGATTTGTTCAGGGCTGTTCTCCTGCAGATCCAGGAAGAAATCGGCCAAAAGGTAGCAGAGGAAGCAGACAAAACAGACGACTTGTGGGAACAGTTGCTTATCGGCTCTGTGACCTTTGTTAAAGAGGCCTGCAAGTCTGATATCAAGCAGATTCTGCTGCTTGATGGCCCCAGTGTCATCGGTTGGCAGGATTGGCGTGAAATGGATGAAGCCAATTCCCAGTACCATTTGCAGCAGCAGATTGAGCTTTTACAAGAAAAGGAAATCTTGCGAAGCTATGACTGCCGGGCCATGACGGCACTTATTTCCGGCGGGCTAAATGAACTGGCCCTTTATTTGGCGGAGCAGGAAGCTGTCGGTTTAGATTTGGACGACCTGATCAGAAGGCAATTAGAAGGGTTCAAAAAGCATGGCTAA
- a CDS encoding glyoxalase, protein MLKSLYPVIMTQNVADLQAFFIDYFGFEETFVSDWYVSLRLKEHEIAFLASDHETIPQGFRQAAQGILVNVEVEDITDIHERIQQDRPDSIVLSLRDEEFGQRHFIVAMDGLLVDVIQEIEPSDSFKEHFQEAFYHE, encoded by the coding sequence ATGTTAAAAAGTCTATACCCTGTTATCATGACTCAGAATGTGGCTGATTTACAGGCCTTTTTCATAGATTATTTTGGTTTTGAAGAGACCTTTGTATCGGATTGGTATGTCAGCCTGCGCTTGAAAGAGCATGAAATCGCCTTTCTGGCTTCAGACCATGAAACCATTCCGCAGGGGTTTAGGCAGGCTGCCCAAGGCATTTTGGTCAATGTTGAAGTGGAGGATATCACTGACATTCATGAGAGAATCCAGCAAGACAGGCCGGATTCCATTGTGTTAAGTTTGCGGGATGAGGAGTTTGGCCAGCGTCATTTTATCGTGGCTATGGATGGTCTGCTGGTTGATGTGATTCAAGAAATTGAGCCATCTGACAGTTTCAAGGAGCATTTTCAGGAGGCTTTTTACCATGAATAA
- a CDS encoding AAA family ATPase, with translation MNKEVVLSKIKEVFPEAKQHETKGYTAFRVRNMKGVDQNFVQVQKSRGGITISVLSRFLSEEDKQYFKIAPKTNGWPIDADYIIETEEKLPVALSMIGKSYEGVRRGGITLAELNELEFRSWVEKTKKEKGKTGWIAVDSKISWLKGEFFQDETLRITPIKDLLLEIESLTEEEKELIQSFPENLFSLPDSDFLVVHKQIMEMCKKYKEELSKVVARRNLQNTKRADFANFKYTNFASEYVQFLKEKGQHQIKTSLSNKLLSSHNIILRGAPGTGKTYLAKQIARELTDGNEEQIGFVQFHPSYDYTDFVEGLRPVKDDSGDIKFEIKAGIFKTFCEKAKQASQTGGRDNFDSAWKTFFEAVSEVDEDDSYVISSLRGKSMHLQAYERGGMTGVTEKDSSSNFYNKAQCYNLYKGKPGVPQGGFDNYRRAILNHLKEKFGLEDFIPPTETTSDKKFVFIIDEINRGEISKIFGELFFSIDPGYRGEDGAVSTQYANMHQEEEKFYIPENAYIIGTMNDIDRSVDSFDFAMRRRFRFVEIKAADSMVMWERDKNFDNDQIPEARTRLTNLNQAIENTPELNSNYHIGPSYFLKLPELDYDYEILWQDYLQPLLEEYLRGTFEEEQRLRELKAAYDRLEEETHVDEG, from the coding sequence ATGAACAAAGAAGTTGTGCTGAGTAAGATAAAAGAAGTATTTCCAGAAGCCAAGCAGCATGAAACGAAAGGCTATACCGCTTTCCGTGTTAGAAATATGAAAGGGGTAGACCAAAACTTTGTTCAGGTACAGAAGAGTCGAGGCGGTATAACTATATCGGTTCTATCTAGGTTCTTATCGGAGGAAGACAAGCAATATTTTAAAATCGCCCCCAAAACGAATGGCTGGCCAATAGATGCCGACTACATCATAGAAACTGAAGAAAAACTCCCAGTTGCCTTATCCATGATAGGGAAGTCCTATGAAGGGGTTAGAAGAGGGGGCATAACCCTAGCAGAGCTTAATGAGCTAGAGTTTAGAAGCTGGGTCGAAAAAACGAAGAAGGAGAAAGGGAAAACAGGTTGGATAGCTGTTGACTCTAAAATTTCTTGGCTAAAGGGCGAATTTTTCCAAGACGAGACCCTTCGGATTACTCCGATAAAGGATTTGTTGCTTGAGATTGAGTCCTTAACGGAAGAGGAAAAGGAACTTATCCAAAGCTTTCCTGAAAATTTATTTTCCCTCCCTGATTCAGATTTTCTAGTCGTCCATAAACAGATTATGGAAATGTGTAAGAAATATAAAGAAGAACTCAGTAAAGTAGTAGCTAGAAGAAATTTACAGAATACAAAGAGAGCAGACTTTGCAAACTTTAAATACACAAATTTTGCCTCGGAGTATGTGCAGTTTCTCAAGGAAAAAGGACAACATCAGATAAAAACAAGTTTGAGCAACAAATTACTTTCTTCCCACAACATCATCCTCCGCGGTGCGCCAGGGACTGGGAAAACCTATTTAGCTAAACAGATTGCAAGAGAATTGACAGATGGAAATGAAGAACAAATCGGTTTTGTTCAATTTCATCCATCCTATGATTACACGGATTTTGTGGAAGGGTTGCGGCCTGTAAAAGATGATTCTGGTGATATTAAATTTGAAATCAAAGCTGGAATATTTAAAACTTTTTGCGAAAAAGCTAAGCAGGCCTCTCAAACGGGTGGTCGAGATAATTTTGATTCGGCTTGGAAAACTTTCTTTGAAGCCGTGAGCGAGGTAGATGAAGACGATTCCTACGTAATTTCTTCTTTACGCGGGAAAAGTATGCACCTTCAAGCTTATGAAAGAGGAGGAATGACAGGAGTCACAGAAAAAGACTCATCCAGTAACTTTTATAATAAAGCTCAATGCTACAATCTGTATAAAGGAAAACCAGGTGTTCCACAAGGTGGATTTGATAATTATAGAAGAGCGATTCTTAATCATTTGAAAGAAAAATTTGGTCTAGAAGACTTTATACCACCAACTGAAACCACCTCTGACAAAAAATTCGTCTTCATCATCGACGAAATCAATCGTGGGGAGATTTCTAAAATATTTGGAGAGCTCTTTTTCTCTATTGACCCAGGCTATCGTGGGGAAGATGGGGCAGTTTCTACTCAATACGCTAATATGCACCAAGAGGAGGAGAAGTTTTATATTCCTGAAAATGCCTATATTATCGGAACCATGAACGACATTGACCGCTCTGTTGATAGTTTTGATTTTGCCATGCGCAGACGCTTTCGGTTTGTTGAGATAAAAGCGGCCGATAGTATGGTGATGTGGGAAAGGGACAAAAACTTCGACAATGACCAAATTCCTGAAGCTAGGACACGCCTGACAAACTTAAATCAAGCCATTGAAAATACCCCAGAATTAAATAGCAACTACCATATCGGGCCGTCCTATTTTTTGAAATTGCCTGAACTTGACTATGATTATGAGATTCTCTGGCAAGATTACTTACAGCCCCTTTTGGAAGAATACCTACGGGGAACTTTTGAGGAGGAACAACGTCTGAGGGAATTAAAAGCGGCCTATGACAGATTAGAGGAAGAAACTCATGTGGATGAGGGATAA
- a CDS encoding rhodanese-related sulfurtransferase — protein sequence MSNDIRVLLYYKYVPIENAKEYAAEHLAFCKSIGLKGRILIADEGINGTVSGDYETTQKYMDYVHANPLFSDLWFKIDEENQNAFKKMFVRYKKEIVHLGLEDNDFDSDIDPLVTTGTYLSPKEFKEALLDEDTVVLDTRNDYEYDLGHFRGAIRPDIRNFRELPQWVRDNKEKFMDKRVVVYCTGGVRCEKFSGWMVREGYKDVGQLHGGIATYGKDPEVRGELWDGKMYVFDERIAVDVNHVDPVVVGKDWFDGTPCERYVNCGNPFCNRRILTSEENEAKYVRGCSTECRAHERNRYITENGLTRQEWTERLEAIGETLPVLV from the coding sequence ATGTCAAACGATATTCGCGTCTTGCTTTACTATAAATATGTTCCCATCGAAAACGCCAAGGAATATGCTGCTGAGCACCTGGCCTTCTGTAAATCCATCGGACTCAAGGGCCGCATCCTGATTGCTGATGAAGGCATCAACGGTACCGTTTCCGGTGACTACGAAACCACGCAAAAATACATGGACTACGTTCATGCCAATCCGCTCTTCAGTGACCTCTGGTTCAAGATAGATGAAGAGAATCAAAACGCCTTTAAGAAGATGTTTGTCCGCTACAAGAAAGAAATTGTTCACCTAGGTCTTGAAGACAACGACTTTGACAGCGACATCGACCCGCTAGTGACAACAGGTACCTACCTGTCACCAAAAGAGTTCAAAGAAGCCCTTTTGGATGAAGACACAGTGGTTCTTGACACCCGCAACGACTACGAGTATGATCTGGGTCACTTCCGCGGGGCTATCCGCCCAGACATCCGCAACTTCCGTGAGCTGCCGCAGTGGGTCCGTGACAACAAGGAAAAGTTCATGGACAAGCGCGTGGTGGTCTACTGTACCGGTGGTGTCCGCTGTGAGAAATTCTCAGGCTGGATGGTGCGTGAAGGCTACAAGGATGTCGGCCAGCTTCATGGCGGTATCGCGACTTATGGAAAAGACCCAGAGGTCCGTGGCGAACTCTGGGATGGTAAGATGTATGTCTTTGACGAGCGAATCGCAGTTGATGTCAACCATGTTGACCCTGTTGTCGTAGGGAAAGACTGGTTTGACGGGACGCCTTGTGAGCGCTATGTCAACTGTGGCAACCCCTTCTGTAACCGCCGCATCCTGACCTCAGAAGAAAATGAAGCCAAATATGTCCGCGGCTGTTCAACAGAATGCCGTGCCCACGAACGCAACCGTTACATCACTGAAAACGGTTTGACCCGTCAAGAATGGACAGAGCGCCTAGAAGCAATTGGGGAAACCTTGCCGGTTTTGGTATAA
- a CDS encoding ECF-type riboflavin transporter substrate-binding protein: protein MKNNSIKTVVATGIGAALFFVIGYMINIPTFVANTSIQLQYGVQALLSVIFGPIVGFLIGFIGHFLKDSVQYGPWWSWILASGIFGLIVGFVKNRLHVQEGVFTKKDMILFNGVQIAANVLAWGVIAPVLDIFIYSEPANKVFTQGLVAGIANAVTVAIAGTILLAVYAKNQTQSNSLSKD, encoded by the coding sequence ATGAAAAATAATTCTATCAAAACTGTTGTCGCAACCGGTATCGGTGCAGCCCTTTTCTTCGTCATCGGCTACATGATCAATATTCCTACATTTGTAGCCAATACTTCTATCCAATTGCAGTACGGTGTTCAAGCACTGTTGTCTGTTATTTTTGGTCCAATTGTTGGCTTCCTGATTGGTTTTATCGGGCATTTCCTCAAGGACTCAGTGCAGTATGGCCCATGGTGGTCATGGATTTTGGCCTCAGGTATTTTTGGTCTGATTGTTGGTTTTGTCAAGAACCGACTACACGTTCAGGAAGGAGTATTTACCAAAAAGGATATGATTCTCTTCAACGGCGTGCAGATTGCGGCCAACGTGTTAGCTTGGGGTGTTATTGCGCCAGTCCTAGATATTTTTATTTACAGCGAGCCTGCTAACAAGGTCTTTACACAAGGCTTGGTTGCAGGAATTGCCAACGCAGTAACGGTTGCGATTGCAGGAACCATCCTCTTGGCTGTCTACGCGAAAAATCAAACACAAAGCAACAGCTTGTCGAAAGATTAA
- a CDS encoding SAM hydrolase/SAM-dependent halogenase family protein, with product MSNNLLVLQSDFGLVDGAVSAMIGVALQESRELVVHNLTHDITPYNIFEGSYRLFQTVEYWPEGTTFVSVVDPGVGSKRKSVVALTEKNQYIVTPDNGTLSFIKQYVGIKAVREISEVANRRANTEHSYTFHGRDVYAYTGAKLASGHISFEEVGPELSVEKIVEIPTVPTEVGSDFVKGAIDILDVRFGSLWTSITREEFYSLDPHFEERFEVTIYNNDMLVYQNQVTYGKSFADVRIGQPLIYINSLYRVGVAINQGSFAKAYNVGVGQNWHIEIKKIAN from the coding sequence ATGTCCAATAACTTACTTGTTTTACAGTCAGACTTCGGGCTGGTTGACGGGGCGGTTTCTGCCATGATTGGCGTGGCCTTGCAAGAGTCTAGGGAGTTGGTGGTTCACAATCTCACGCATGACATCACCCCTTATAACATCTTTGAAGGCTCTTATCGTCTGTTTCAAACCGTTGAGTACTGGCCGGAAGGTACTACATTTGTATCTGTCGTTGATCCAGGAGTTGGTTCTAAGCGCAAGAGTGTTGTAGCGTTGACAGAAAAAAATCAGTATATTGTAACACCAGACAACGGGACCTTGTCCTTTATCAAGCAGTATGTCGGTATCAAGGCGGTGCGTGAAATTTCAGAAGTCGCCAACCGCAGAGCCAATACCGAGCATTCCTATACCTTCCACGGTCGAGATGTATATGCCTACACAGGTGCCAAACTAGCTTCTGGACATATCAGTTTTGAAGAAGTTGGACCAGAGCTTAGCGTGGAGAAGATTGTTGAAATTCCAACCGTTCCAACCGAAGTTGGTTCTGATTTTGTCAAAGGAGCTATTGATATTCTGGATGTGCGTTTCGGCTCGCTCTGGACCTCGATTACGCGCGAGGAATTTTATAGCCTCGATCCTCATTTTGAAGAGCGCTTCGAGGTGACCATCTACAACAACGATATGCTGGTTTACCAAAACCAAGTTACTTACGGCAAGTCCTTTGCGGATGTCCGCATCGGTCAGCCCCTAATCTATATCAACTCCCTCTATCGTGTAGGAGTTGCCATCAACCAAGGCTCGTTTGCCAAGGCCTACAATGTCGGTGTCGGACAAAACTGGCACATCGAAATCAAAAAAATTGCCAACTAG
- a CDS encoding amino acid ABC transporter ATP-binding protein, translating to MIALDGIEKKFSEKQVLDGVSLRVEKGDVVVILGPSGSGKTTFLRCINQLEKPDQGRLTLDEVHYDLANLSAKDRLTIRQKTAFVFQNYSLFANKTALENILEGLVVARKIPKAKAIPIAEAALERVGLAEHAAKYPHQLSGGQQQRVGIARAIAVKPEVILFDEPTSALDPELIGEVLSLMKSLAQEGITMIVVTHEMGFARDVANHVIFMDGGKIVEEGHPKDFFTQPKEERTRQFLARILPELSLEYVL from the coding sequence ATGATAGCCTTAGATGGTATTGAGAAAAAATTTAGTGAAAAACAGGTGCTAGACGGTGTATCCCTCCGTGTAGAGAAGGGAGATGTTGTGGTGATTTTAGGCCCATCGGGGTCAGGGAAAACGACCTTTTTACGCTGCATCAATCAACTGGAAAAACCAGATCAAGGCAGGCTAACCTTAGATGAGGTTCACTACGATCTTGCTAATCTTTCTGCCAAGGATCGCCTGACTATTCGTCAAAAAACAGCCTTTGTATTTCAAAATTACAGTCTTTTTGCCAACAAGACAGCCCTTGAAAATATCCTAGAAGGTCTCGTTGTTGCCCGTAAAATTCCAAAGGCCAAAGCCATTCCGATAGCCGAAGCTGCCTTAGAACGAGTGGGGTTGGCAGAACATGCTGCCAAGTACCCTCACCAACTATCGGGCGGTCAACAGCAACGGGTTGGTATCGCCCGTGCGATTGCCGTTAAGCCAGAAGTTATCCTGTTTGATGAGCCGACATCAGCCTTGGATCCGGAGCTGATTGGAGAAGTGTTGAGCTTGATGAAGTCTTTGGCTCAGGAAGGGATTACAATGATTGTCGTCACTCATGAAATGGGCTTTGCCCGCGATGTCGCCAACCATGTCATTTTCATGGATGGAGGAAAGATTGTTGAAGAAGGTCATCCTAAGGACTTTTTCACTCAGCCAAAGGAAGAACGCACCAGACAATTTCTAGCAAGGATTCTACCTGAACTCAGCTTGGAATATGTTTTGTAG
- a CDS encoding amino acid ABC transporter permease — translation MDLNYIWETFLLTLGGVPVTLLIMLAALLLSFVPALLLALGQIHQVKGVQLFSTIYLAFIRATPPIVLILFFYSLLPSLLNLAFQGLGWTVDVFAIHPIWYAFAIFSLMTTGTLSEIIRSALLTVDKGQLEAALSIGLTRRKAYVRIIFPQALRSALPNLCNLVINLVKGTSLVFVMTIKDITAIARIQAAYGYQYFESYAVIFVVYLLLCGFIQWGFNRLEKRMSPV, via the coding sequence ATGGACTTAAACTATATCTGGGAAACATTCTTATTGACCCTGGGCGGAGTGCCAGTGACTCTGCTTATCATGCTTGCCGCCCTCCTTTTAAGCTTTGTTCCGGCTCTTTTACTGGCTCTGGGGCAAATTCATCAGGTTAAAGGAGTTCAGTTGTTTTCCACAATTTACCTTGCCTTTATTCGGGCTACCCCTCCTATTGTTTTGATTTTGTTCTTTTATAGCCTACTGCCCAGCCTGCTCAACCTTGCCTTTCAGGGCTTAGGATGGACAGTGGATGTCTTTGCAATCCATCCCATCTGGTATGCTTTTGCCATCTTTAGCCTGATGACAACAGGAACCCTTTCTGAAATTATCCGCTCTGCCCTTTTAACGGTCGACAAGGGGCAGTTGGAGGCGGCACTGAGTATCGGCTTGACGAGAAGAAAGGCATATGTGCGGATTATCTTTCCCCAAGCCTTGAGGTCTGCCCTTCCCAATCTCTGTAACCTCGTCATTAACTTGGTGAAGGGGACATCCTTGGTTTTTGTCATGACAATCAAAGACATCACGGCCATTGCCCGCATTCAGGCAGCATACGGTTATCAATACTTTGAATCGTACGCAGTCATTTTTGTGGTCTACTTACTCTTATGCGGTTTTATTCAATGGGGTTTTAACCGATTGGAAAAACGCATGAGTCCAGTTTGA
- a CDS encoding amino acid ABC transporter permease encodes MVSFNVEKVLLFLPELLSALPTTLFIMLMTSVFGSLLGGLLTWAQLAGGQTARNVAKFYIFVLRCTPPIVLLFMVFYGLPVFLEWWLGLDINAWSRAIFVLISLILLFGAMLAEVFKSAFLALPIGQLEAGLSIGLTPVQTVWRILLPQAFRIALPNMTTALLNVMKDAALAYTIGLVDVMGAANLIIGRNTGNYSLETYTAVALIYWGIALVISFGSQRLESMLSKGS; translated from the coding sequence ATGGTCAGTTTTAACGTTGAAAAAGTGTTGCTCTTTCTGCCGGAGCTACTGTCTGCCCTACCAACCACCTTGTTTATCATGCTGATGACAAGTGTGTTTGGTTCCCTTCTGGGCGGCTTGCTGACGTGGGCGCAATTGGCAGGGGGACAGACGGCTCGAAACGTGGCCAAGTTCTATATCTTTGTATTGAGATGTACGCCTCCTATAGTCTTACTGTTTATGGTTTTCTATGGTTTACCAGTATTTTTAGAATGGTGGCTCGGTTTGGACATCAATGCCTGGTCGCGGGCAATTTTCGTTCTTATCAGTCTGATTCTTTTATTTGGCGCCATGCTGGCAGAAGTATTTAAATCCGCCTTTCTAGCGCTGCCTATCGGTCAATTGGAGGCAGGCTTAAGCATCGGACTGACCCCGGTTCAGACAGTTTGGCGTATTTTGCTGCCGCAAGCCTTTCGGATTGCCTTACCAAATATGACGACGGCCCTGCTGAATGTCATGAAGGACGCAGCGTTGGCCTACACCATCGGTCTAGTGGATGTGATGGGAGCGGCCAACTTAATCATCGGTCGCAATACAGGGAATTATTCCCTAGAAACCTACACTGCGGTCGCCTTGATTTATTGGGGAATTGCGCTTGTGATTTCATTTGGTTCACAGAGGCTGGAAAGCATGTTATCAAAAGGAAGCTAG
- a CDS encoding transporter substrate-binding domain-containing protein — protein MKKKVIWIGGLVLVLVLVTVLVRYFSGNNSTSTASQKEEVTTLRVAHTQSYAPYDFINEQGESDGYEVQVLKAIDEKLEQYQFEFIGTSDEDLLVGLESGKYDIGVKGAWYTAERAEKFLIPETAIGASIIGFTVRTADAATYKTIDDFATAGAKLVPISPQNAQYNVIQAYNEEHPDSPIALTAAETFTVADAYAWVLEGRYDGYFDIKLSFEKAVLAEDGAYHQYAEELSWFPYRGIETYPLIHRNQQNEELVAAYETAIKELEEEGVLAKLSETYFGENVFDYVTD, from the coding sequence ATGAAAAAGAAAGTTATTTGGATCGGTGGTCTTGTCCTCGTCTTGGTTCTTGTGACCGTTCTAGTTCGCTATTTTTCTGGGAACAATTCAACAAGTACAGCCAGTCAGAAGGAGGAAGTCACTACCTTGCGGGTTGCCCATACACAATCCTATGCACCATATGATTTTATCAATGAGCAGGGAGAGTCAGATGGCTATGAGGTTCAGGTTTTAAAAGCCATTGACGAGAAGTTGGAGCAGTACCAGTTTGAATTTATCGGAACTAGCGACGAAGACTTATTGGTCGGTTTGGAATCTGGCAAATACGACATCGGGGTCAAGGGAGCTTGGTACACTGCGGAGCGGGCTGAAAAATTCCTGATACCAGAAACAGCAATTGGCGCTAGCATAATCGGTTTTACCGTCCGCACAGCCGATGCTGCAACCTACAAAACGATTGATGATTTTGCAACAGCGGGTGCAAAACTGGTGCCGATTTCTCCGCAAAATGCCCAGTACAATGTCATCCAAGCCTACAATGAAGAACATCCAGACAGTCCGATTGCATTGACCGCGGCGGAAACCTTCACGGTAGCAGATGCTTACGCTTGGGTGCTGGAAGGCCGCTACGATGGGTATTTTGATATTAAATTATCTTTTGAAAAAGCTGTACTTGCCGAGGATGGAGCCTACCATCAATATGCCGAAGAATTGAGCTGGTTCCCTTATCGTGGGATTGAAACCTACCCGCTCATTCACCGCAACCAGCAAAATGAAGAGCTGGTCGCAGCCTACGAAACAGCCATCAAAGAACTGGAAGAGGAAGGGGTTCTAGCCAAACTATCAGAAACCTATTTCGGAGAGAATGTTTTTGACTATGTAACAGATTAG
- a CDS encoding uroporphyrinogen decarboxylase family protein, with translation MTAKRDLVERAFRGQEVDRVPVGFWYHFTQPEEWMEGLDSPEIYRKNLEGHRQFLKEVQPDLIKLMSDGFFRYPNPLITSGASAQDLARLESIAADHPWFQQQVQLVKDIKASFEEDIPAFYNIFAPATHLKWQLANEVSSGDHLLAQLLEEAPQAVSHALNVIASDLAKLVTKLVEEAGIDGIYLSVQSLQDTSVSPETYHTYLAPSEVSLLETVNHLHKQSILHICGYEGAKNNLFLFTDYPAQVINWAVGAEGVGLAEGRQLFGGKTVLGGFDNTKNGLLYKGSQADIETETKRLIEQAGRQGLILGADCTLPSDISPQRIHWVRQAASK, from the coding sequence ATGACAGCAAAACGAGACTTGGTGGAGAGAGCGTTTCGAGGTCAAGAAGTTGACCGTGTTCCAGTTGGCTTCTGGTACCATTTTACCCAACCAGAAGAATGGATGGAGGGGCTGGATTCACCTGAAATCTATCGGAAAAACCTAGAGGGGCATCGGCAGTTCCTGAAAGAGGTTCAGCCGGATTTGATTAAGTTGATGAGCGACGGCTTTTTCCGCTATCCCAATCCTCTGATCACTTCAGGAGCCAGTGCTCAGGACTTGGCCCGGCTAGAATCGATTGCAGCAGACCATCCATGGTTTCAACAACAAGTCCAGTTGGTTAAGGACATCAAGGCTAGCTTTGAAGAGGACATTCCTGCTTTTTACAATATTTTTGCCCCGGCTACCCATCTGAAATGGCAGTTGGCAAATGAAGTTTCTTCAGGTGATCACTTGCTAGCTCAGCTGTTGGAGGAAGCGCCTCAGGCAGTCAGCCATGCCTTAAACGTGATTGCTAGCGACTTAGCTAAGCTCGTCACAAAACTGGTGGAAGAGGCAGGAATTGATGGTATCTATCTCAGTGTCCAAAGCCTGCAAGATACAAGTGTTAGCCCCGAAACCTACCACACCTATCTTGCTCCGTCTGAGGTCAGCTTGCTGGAGACAGTCAACCACCTTCACAAACAAAGCATCCTCCATATCTGTGGCTATGAAGGAGCGAAAAATAACTTGTTCCTCTTTACAGATTATCCGGCACAAGTGATTAACTGGGCAGTTGGAGCAGAAGGAGTCGGTCTGGCAGAAGGGCGACAGTTGTTCGGCGGAAAAACAGTTCTAGGTGGTTTTGACAATACCAAGAATGGTCTGCTCTATAAGGGAAGTCAAGCAGATATTGAAACTGAAACCAAACGTTTGATTGAACAAGCAGGCAGACAGGGGCTCATTTTAGGAGCTGACTGTACCCTTCCTAGTGATATTTCGCCACAACGTATTCACTGGGTTCGCCAAGCAGCAAGTAAATAA